A region of the Chryseobacterium gotjawalense genome:
CATATTTTAAAGGAAGAATATCGAGGTTAATTTCCAGTGAATCAGCAATTTCGCCAATCGCAACCGAAACGCCGCCAGCACCAAAATCGTTTGATTTTTTAATCAAAGTCGTCACTTCAGGATTTCTAAAAAGTCGTTGAATTTTACGTTCTTCAACAGCGTTTCCTTTCTGAACTTCGGTCGACAAAGTGTGAATTGAGGTTTCATCCTGAACTTTCGAACTTCCGCTTGCACCGCCTACTCCGTCTCTACCGGTTGCGCCACCTAATAAAATCACGAGATCTCCATTTTGAGGCTGCTCTCTTTTGACCCAATCTTTTTTCACGGCACCCACGACAAAACCAACTTCCATTCGTTTTGCTTTGTAACCATCGTGGTAAATTTCATTCACCGAAGTTGTCGCTAAACCAATCTGGTTTCCGTAAGAAGAATAACCGTTTGCAGCTTGTTTCGTAATCGTTCTTTGCGGAAGTTTCCCCGCTAAAGTCTCAGTAATCGGCTCTAAAACATTGGCCGCTCCGGATAAACGCATCGCCTGATAAACAAAAGCACGCCCAGACAAAGGATCTCGGATTGCACCTCCTAAACAGGTTGAAGCACCACCAAAAGGTTCAATTTCTGTCGGATGATTATGAGTTTCATTTTTAAACAATAAATACCATGGTTCTTTTTTTCCGTCGAATTCGGCTTCGATTTCAATGGTACAGGCATTTATTTCATCGGAAACTACGAGATTTTCCAGTTTCCCGGTTTTGTGGAAATACCTGGCGCACACCGTAGCCAAATCCATTAGTGAAATAGGTTTCAGTTCCCTGCCTAAGAATTTTCTTTTCTCAATATAATCATTAAAAATGGTTTGTAAAGTCGATTTAAAAGAATCATTAAACTGAATATCAGTCAGTTCTGTTTCGAAAGTGGTATGTCGGCAATGGTCACTCCAATACGTATCCAGAACTTTAAGTTCCGTTTCAGTTGGATTTCTATTTTCTGATTTAAAATAAGTTTGAATAAATTCTAAATCATCAATATCTAAAGCAAAACCGTGGCGGTCATAAAATATTTTTAATTCTTCGGAAGAAAAATCATTAAAACCTTCATGAACAATAACAGGATCCGCCGTTTCTTCTGCAGGAATTTCTAATTTCGACAAATCCTTAACCTGAGATTCAACTTTATTAATGAGATGATTTTTAATGGTTTCAACATCTGATTCTGCAACCCCAAACAATTCGATGAGTTTCCCGCTTCTGACTTTTCCATTTTCATTTTCAGTGAGTAAAGCAATACACTGTTGTGCCGAATCTGCACGCTGATCATATTGACCGGGCAAAAATTCGGTGGCGAAATGAAGGCTTTCCGCAGGATTCACTTCATGCAAAATATCGGTCACGGGATCTACAAAAGTACTGTTGATGACTTTCGAAAACTCATTGTCATTAACACCGAAAACATCGTACACATTATAGACTTTAACATCTTTAATGGTCGGTACGATATTTTTTATTTCATTAAAAACCAGTGGACTTTCAACATCGAAAATTCCTTTTTTTTCTACGAAGATTCTTTTTTTCATTTTTATCGAGATTTCGGCACCTTGTACCTTTTCATTTCACTTTATTTCTTTTTGACAATTCGTCCCGGTTTTACCCCTGTTCTATTTTATTTCACCCTTTCAGGGCTTTTTTATTACCTTAGTAGGTATATTACATCAATTTTTTACGCTCAAAACGTTCTCTTGCTTCCATGAGAGCAGAATGGAGTTTCTTTTCCAGTTCTTTCTTTGGAGGAAGCTCTGTCCAGTATTCGGCGACCACTATTCCATCTTTATGCATTTCTAAAAGTTCAATTTGCTCTTTGCTGCTTTCAGCACAAAGTATTAAACCGATTGGCGTTTCTTCTCCCGATTTTCGTTCATTTTTGTTGAGCCATTTTAGGTAAAGTTCCATTTGGCCTTTTTGTCTGGCTTGAAATTTTCCCATTTTTAATTCCACGGCGACCAATCTTTTTAAAGTGCGATGATAAAATAACAAATCAAGATAAAAATCTTCTCCGTCAATAATCATTCTTTTCTGTCTTTCCACAAATGCAAAGCCTTTCCCAAGTTCAAGGATGAATTTCTCCAATTCGTGCAAAATAGCGGTTTCAACATCTTTTTCTAAATAACCGTTTTGCAAACCGAGAAAATCCAGCAAATAAGGATCTTTGAAAGTGTTGATTGGTATATTTTCATTTTGATTTACCTGAATATTGGCAATCTCTGTGCGTTCAAAAGTTTTGTTAGCAATTCGTTTTCGTAAATCCCTTTTACTAAGCGTTTCCTTTATTACCAATTCTGCGTAGAACAATCTCGCTTCACTGCTTTTTAATGGTAATAATTCTACAAAATGTGACCAACTTAATTGTGTAGCCAGTGGCGACAAAATTTCCAATTCTGGAAATCGTTGGGAAAACTGCATCATTCTCCGCACATTTCTTTCGGTAAAATTTCTGCCATATTTGTTTTCCAATTGCATAGAGACTGTGGACACAATTTGTTTTCCATATTCTGCACGTTGGTTTTGTAAAATTTCTTCGCTGATGCGTTTTCCGACCTGCCAAAACAAAACCGTGAGCGTACTATTGGCGTACATTACCACCTGATTGCGACTTTGCTCAATAAGCAGCGACAATTCGACAAACAGATTTTCATCGAAAATTTGATTTTTATCTACGAAGTTTCTTTTATCAGACATGCTTTAATAGGTCGCTCGCTTGGAGCTTAATTTGTGGATTAACAATTTTCTACCCATATTCCTGCTTCGGAGCTTAAAAAAAAATGCAGCCAAGAAGACTGCATTAATTTTTATACTTTAAGGTCGGCTTTTAACCCGATTAATTCGGCGTACTTTTCCAAGATCGGCTTTACCTCATTTTCAATAAACTCCTCTGTCTGTATCGGTGCGAAACCTATAAAATTCTTAGGTTCCAGAACTGCCATCAGTTTCGATTTATCCAGTTTTAAGGAATGATCGTTTAAAATTCTTTCAAGCAAATCGTTTTCCTTTCCTTCTTCTTTTACTTTTTTCGAAGCTTCCATGGAATGAAGGCGGATGGTTTCGTGAATTTCCTGACGATCACCGCCGGCTTTCACTTCTTCCATAATAATATATTCCGTCGCCATAAACGGAAGTTCTTCCATAATATGTTTTTGAATTCTGTTTTCATAAACCACAATTCCATTCATGATATTATTCCAAATCATCAGAATCGCATCTACCGCTAAAAAAGCTTGTGGAATGGTTAATCTCTTGTTCGCAGAATCATCCAAAGTTCTTTCAAACCACTGTGTTGAAGCGACCATCGCTGAACTAGTTGACAAAGAAATCACAAATTTTGCCAAAGCTCCGATTCTTTCGGAACGCATTGGATTTCGTTTGTAAGCCATCGCAGAAGAACCGATTTGGTTTTTCTCGAAAGGTTCTTCAATTTCTTTTAGATTCTGTAAAAGTCTTAAATCATTCGTGAATTTATGGGCTGATTGCGCAATATTTGAAAGTAAAGCAATCACTTTTGCGTCGATTTTTCGATCGTAGGTTTGTCCGGAAACGCCGAAAACTTTGTCAAAACCGAAACGCTTAGAAAGTTCTTTATCCAAATGTTTTACTTTGGAATAATCACCATTAAATAACTCTAAGAAACTTGCCGCAGTTCCGGTTGTTCCTTTAACGCCACGAAATCTTAAAGTTTCTAAGAAAAATTCTAATTCTTCGAAATCTAAAATTAAAGACTGCAGCCATAAAGTGGCCCGTTTTCCAACGGTAGTTAATTGAGCCGGTTGGTAATGGGTAAATCCTAAAGTCGGCAGATCCTTATATTGAATGGCAAAATCAGCCAGATTTTTCATCACATTCACCAACTGTTTTTTGATGAGCAATAATCCGTCGCGCATCTGAATCAAATCGGTGTTATCACCAACAAAAGCCGAAGTGGCTCCGAGGTGAATAATTCCTTTTGCCAAAGGAGCAGCGTCGCCATAGGTGTGAACATGCGCCATCACGTCATGACGGAATTTCTTCTCGTACACGGCAGCTTTTTCGTAGTCGATAATATCTGAGTGCTCTTTAAGCTGAGCGATCTGCTCATCGGAAATGTCAAGCCCTAAATCTTTTTCGATTTCGGCAAGTGCAATCCATAATTTCCGCCAGTTTCTGAACTTGTTGTTCGGGGAGAAATTATAGAGCATTTCCTCACTTGAATAGCGTTCTTCAAGAGGGTTTTTGTAGGAATTCATTCTTTCTTTTACTTTTTACTTGCACAAATTTAAGGAAAAATATTGAGGTCTAAAACTTATTTTCGGCCTGTAAATTCCTTCATCGTGTCATAAATTCCAAAAACATTTTCCATCACCCAGTCAAATGCGGGGATCGGCAAAATACCTTGTGAAAGACGAATAAACCAGTATGGAAGTGGCATTGCCAACATTTTCGTTTCTTTTTCAATTGCTTTAATAATACGCTCTGAAGTCTTTTCTGGCTCCAAAATTGGAAGAAGTTTTGATTTTACCCCATCGAACATTCCGGTATTAATAAAGAACGGCATTATCGTTGTCACCGAAATATTTTTCTTCAACTGAACCATTTCCAGACGGACACTGTCTCCCCAACCAATGACAGCCCATTTTGAAGCGGCATAAACTGACATTTTGGGATTGGAAATTAATCCTGCAGAAGAAGCAATATTGCAGATGGCACCTGAATTCTTCGAAATCATACCGGGAATAAACTCTAACGTAATGTGCATCAAAGCATTTGAATTAATCGACATGCTTTTTTGAATCTGATCGTGCGTGTGTTCATGAAAATATTTTCCGACCACAATTCCGGCATTGTTAATAAGAATATCTACAGAACCGACTTCAGTTCTTACCCTTTGAGCATTGATTTTGATTTCATCCAGGTTAGAGACATCGACTTTAAAAGTGAAAACTTCACCGCCCAATTTGGAGAATTCCTCTTTTGTTCTACTTAAACCATCTTCATTGATATCCCAAATTATCAATTTAGAACAACCTCTTTCCAAAGATTTTCTGGCCATTATTTTTCCGATTCCGGAGCAGCCGCCCGTGATGAGAACTATTTTATTTTTAAAATCCATTTTTTAAATATATTATTTTTTTAGCTAAATTTGTTTGGATTGATAGTTGTTACTAAATTTCATTAAACACGGATTATTGCCTAAATTGTCAATAACAAAATCTAAACTACAATTAAATTAATAATTAAAAGTAATGAATTTCAAAGATATTTTAACCGAACAGCGGGAATTATTTGACAGTCAGAAGAGTAAAAATCTGAAATTCCGAAAAATGTATTTGGAGAAGCTTAAAGAAGTGATCCTAAAAAACGAGGATTTATTATATGAAGCCATCTACAAAGATTTTGGTAAATCCAGATTTGACACTTATTCCACCGAAATTTCGTTCGTTTTGAAAGACATTGATTATTATCTGAAAAACCTGAATTCTTTAGCAAAACCAAAAAACGTGCGCACTAATCTCGCCAACCAGCTGGGCTCCAGTAAAGTGTATCCGGAACCTTTGGGATGCACTTTGGTCATCGGTGCGTGGAATTATCCTTATCAACTTTCGCTGTCACCGATGGTTGCGGCTTTAGCAGCCGGAAACACCTGTATTTTGAAACCAAGCGAAATAGCAGCACATTCGATGCATGCGATGGCACAAATAATTAATGAGAATTTCCCAAAAGAATATTTATATGTTATCGAAGGTGGTGTAGAAGAAATTACGGAAATTCTGAAACTGAAATTCGATAAGATATTTTTCACCGGCAGCCCGAAAGTTGGGCAAATAGTTTACGAAGCTGCAGCCAAACATTTAACTCCCGTGACGCTGGAACTGGGCGGAAAAAGTCCTGTAATTGTAACTTCCAGCACTAATTTCGAAGTGGCGGCGAAAAGAATAGTTTGGGGGAAATTTCTGAATGCCGGCCAAACTTGTGTCGCACCCGATTACATTTTAGTCGATGAAAAAATAAAAGACAGCTTCCTGGATTCTTTGAAATCGTATATCCAAAAATTTAATTACCAACCAGAATCTGAACACTATACCAGAATCATTAATGAAAGAAATTTCGACCGGTTGGTGAAATTAATTGATAAAGAAAAAGTCTTTTTCGGTGGAAATTCAAATTCAGCACAACGATTCATTGAGCCTACCATCATGCATAATGTTACCTGGGATGACGCGGTAATGCAGGAGGAAATTTTTGGACCCATCCTTCCCGTTTTAACTTTTAAAAATTTCAATGAGGCCTTGCTTCAAATCGCAGCACATGAAAAACCGCTTTCTGCCTATTTATTTACGGACAATTCTGAGGAGAAGGAACATTTTATTTCCAAAATATCTTTCGGTGGCGGTTGCATCAATGATGTCGTAATGCATTTGAGCAATGACTATCTGCCTTTTGGTGGTGTCGGAAATTCCGGAATCGGAAATTATCATGGTAAATTTGGTTTTGAAGCATTTTCTCACCAGAAAGCCATTTTAAATAGAGCAACCTGGGGCGAACCGGATTTAAAATATCCACCATACACCGATAAAAAACTCAATTGGATTAAGAAATTTTTATAAAATTTGCAGAGGTCCAAAACCTTTTACAGAAAAGATAAAGAAAAAATTCTGCCTAAATTGAAAAATCTGCAAAACCAGTACGGATAAGCGCTTCACTTTTGCACACTTTTGATTTCGACCTTTTTCTGAATTTCACTTTTGCCTCTTTGCGGTTAAAAATGGATATTTGCTCATGCTGTAAAAAATATCCCGTCATTGATTTGACGGGACTTTTCTATTTTATGATTTTGGCGCCCATTCGGTAAAAAATGCTTTTACTTTTTCTAAGCTATATCCTTTTCCTTCTTCTAAAATAGAGCTGTCTTGCGTATGAATCATTTTTCCATTTTTATCTAAAACGATAAAAACCGGATAACCAAATTTTGCTCCTGGATTATCATATTTTGCAAAAACTTTTTCATTTTTATTTTCCGGCGAGTAATTCAAATGATAATAGAGATAATTTTCATCGACAATATTTTTCA
Encoded here:
- a CDS encoding SDR family oxidoreductase is translated as MDFKNKIVLITGGCSGIGKIMARKSLERGCSKLIIWDINEDGLSRTKEEFSKLGGEVFTFKVDVSNLDEIKINAQRVRTEVGSVDILINNAGIVVGKYFHEHTHDQIQKSMSINSNALMHITLEFIPGMISKNSGAICNIASSAGLISNPKMSVYAASKWAVIGWGDSVRLEMVQLKKNISVTTIMPFFINTGMFDGVKSKLLPILEPEKTSERIIKAIEKETKMLAMPLPYWFIRLSQGILPIPAFDWVMENVFGIYDTMKEFTGRK
- a CDS encoding PDDEXK nuclease domain-containing protein, with the protein product MSDKRNFVDKNQIFDENLFVELSLLIEQSRNQVVMYANSTLTVLFWQVGKRISEEILQNQRAEYGKQIVSTVSMQLENKYGRNFTERNVRRMMQFSQRFPELEILSPLATQLSWSHFVELLPLKSSEARLFYAELVIKETLSKRDLRKRIANKTFERTEIANIQVNQNENIPINTFKDPYLLDFLGLQNGYLEKDVETAILHELEKFILELGKGFAFVERQKRMIIDGEDFYLDLLFYHRTLKRLVAVELKMGKFQARQKGQMELYLKWLNKNERKSGEETPIGLILCAESSKEQIELLEMHKDGIVVAEYWTELPPKKELEKKLHSALMEARERFERKKLM
- a CDS encoding aldehyde dehydrogenase codes for the protein MNFKDILTEQRELFDSQKSKNLKFRKMYLEKLKEVILKNEDLLYEAIYKDFGKSRFDTYSTEISFVLKDIDYYLKNLNSLAKPKNVRTNLANQLGSSKVYPEPLGCTLVIGAWNYPYQLSLSPMVAALAAGNTCILKPSEIAAHSMHAMAQIINENFPKEYLYVIEGGVEEITEILKLKFDKIFFTGSPKVGQIVYEAAAKHLTPVTLELGGKSPVIVTSSTNFEVAAKRIVWGKFLNAGQTCVAPDYILVDEKIKDSFLDSLKSYIQKFNYQPESEHYTRIINERNFDRLVKLIDKEKVFFGGNSNSAQRFIEPTIMHNVTWDDAVMQEEIFGPILPVLTFKNFNEALLQIAAHEKPLSAYLFTDNSEEKEHFISKISFGGGCINDVVMHLSNDYLPFGGVGNSGIGNYHGKFGFEAFSHQKAILNRATWGEPDLKYPPYTDKKLNWIKKFL
- the purB gene encoding adenylosuccinate lyase, which translates into the protein MNSYKNPLEERYSSEEMLYNFSPNNKFRNWRKLWIALAEIEKDLGLDISDEQIAQLKEHSDIIDYEKAAVYEKKFRHDVMAHVHTYGDAAPLAKGIIHLGATSAFVGDNTDLIQMRDGLLLIKKQLVNVMKNLADFAIQYKDLPTLGFTHYQPAQLTTVGKRATLWLQSLILDFEELEFFLETLRFRGVKGTTGTAASFLELFNGDYSKVKHLDKELSKRFGFDKVFGVSGQTYDRKIDAKVIALLSNIAQSAHKFTNDLRLLQNLKEIEEPFEKNQIGSSAMAYKRNPMRSERIGALAKFVISLSTSSAMVASTQWFERTLDDSANKRLTIPQAFLAVDAILMIWNNIMNGIVVYENRIQKHIMEELPFMATEYIIMEEVKAGGDRQEIHETIRLHSMEASKKVKEEGKENDLLERILNDHSLKLDKSKLMAVLEPKNFIGFAPIQTEEFIENEVKPILEKYAELIGLKADLKV